Proteins encoded within one genomic window of Gigantopelta aegis isolate Gae_Host chromosome 2, Gae_host_genome, whole genome shotgun sequence:
- the LOC121388179 gene encoding circumsporozoite protein-like, with protein sequence MARQLTLELCNYTRKVPSNVEIPPTPNSQYPSNVEIPPTPNSQYPSNVEIPPTPNSQYPSNVEIPPTPNSQYPSNVEIPPTPNSQYPSNVEIPPTPNSQYHSNAEIPPTPNSQYPLYVEIPPTPNSQYPSNVEIPPTPTSQYPSNVEIPPTPNSQYPSNVEIPPTPNSQYPSNVEIPPTPN encoded by the coding sequence ATGGCAAGACAATTAACACTAGAGTTGTGTAATTACACGAGAAAGGTTCCTTCCAATGTAGAAATCCCACCCACTCCCAACTCGCAGTATCCTTCCAATGTAGAAATCCCACCCACTCCCAACTCGCAGTATCCTTCCAATGTTGAAATCCCACCCACTCCCAACTCACAGTATCCTTCAAATGTAGAAATCCCACCCACTCCCAACTCGCAGTATCCTTCAAATGTTGAAATCCCACCCACTCCCAACTCACAGTATCCTTCAAATGTAGAAATCCCACCCACTCCCAACTCGCAGTATCATTCAAATGCTGAAATCCCACCCACTCCCAACTCACAGTATCCTTTATATGTAGAAATCCCACCCACTCCCAACTCACAGTATCCTTCCAATGTAGAAATCCCACCCACTCCCACCTCACAGTATCCTTCCAATGTAGAAATCCCACCCACTCCCAACTCGCAGTATCCTTCAAATGTAGAAATCCCACCCACTCCCAACTCGCAGTATCCTTCCAATGTAGAAATCCCACCCACTCCCAACTGA
- the LOC121383638 gene encoding protein RRNAD1-like, translated as MVVSSFFCSGSIEDVHSQLKRIIQITNIYRWIIDAYVSDFFVKRHWDGLPRSWREFLTSLTPPVMVSLLDPAATSACFRSVRPLSLMAFQICVSTLSLKNTPVDLDEASVCESLLSTFQQSLQVAKQGQTTQQQETRSKEQAAKNQSIKMEAGEESGPPSSNISFSALQELRLSETLKPAHQLEALQFHTSKDETKYLNVLFPTEVHQYSVQREKPSNMSVNTQCDKERDLLQISNQNPNISNQKEKTQTEATPQSKLVSQLCVKSCSASSHSNIKLSDTSCREIQENEGKMSISPVSADTCRTVLLNCGTANEGDSESKMADSKSNSWDASKTYGAAAMKNGQCMAMEHIFRKHVKPKKQHEIQRLSKVISLLCDHCNSSQVIDVGAGLGHLSRLLTFAYNVKVTTVEAAACHAPKAVKFDHETKTDMKKAVLRERQHQSEDAAEVRNNDWSPDLSLPNHVVSTISASMSTEDFLTLITRRKEKQNSLTHQNVRSDNSRPGFKDGRCHQGFVDESRLVPGMKITRSTEPVLGLNTKCLEECPVTVDVKTGATDAQTLSSLSKHDFAVKTKSETKKGFVDLGHPCCNNSAECVVEQCQGETTGKHEKIEREPLSNSADPRPDVKRANMTQSRLETGDDSRERFVLASLHACGDLTPTLLRVFVDSESAAGLASVGCCYMKLSTRSGVDDAVCDEIGYPMSEFVGSLPGHQLSFAARELACHFIGCYCQRLRDNSDHLKIHGYRAAVQLIILGMRPDFRHGEARCTVKNATQMKFEKYAECISDKVGLGHDIPDDLLKRAQSCVTHWKDVVAFYVIRLSLAPLIETLILLDRMVYLYEKGISSTLVPIFEPRLSPRNYVLLASKL; from the exons gtcAGTTCGACCTTTGTCACTGATGGCTTTCCAGATCTGTGTCTCCACCCTGTCACTGAAGAACACCCCAGTGGATTTGGACGAGGCTTCTGTCTGTGAATCTTTGCTGAGTACTTTCCAGCAGTCTCTGCAAGTTGCTAAACAAGGGCAGACAACCCAGCAGCAAGAAACACGTAGCAAGGAGCAAGCTGCAAAGAACCAGTCGATCAAAATGGAGGCAGGTGAAGAAAGTGGCCCACCGTCGTCAAACATATCATTCTCTGCTTTGCAAGAACTACGTCTTTCTGAAACATTGAAGCCAGCACACCAACTGGAGGCATTACAATTCCATACCagtaaagatgaaacaaaatatctgAATGTACTTTTTCCAACAGAAGTCCACCAGTATTCAGTGCAAAGGGAGAAACCTTCAAACATGTCAGTAAATACACAGTGTGATAAAGAGAGAGATTTATTGCAGATTTCAAATCAGAACCCAAATATTTCTAATCAAAAGGAGAAAACTCAAACAGAGGCAACACCCCAGTCAAAGTTAGTATCTCAGTTATGTGTGAAATCATGTTCTGCGTCAAGTCACAGTAACATAAAACTCTCTGATACTTCCTGCAGAGAAATACAAGAAAATGAAGGTAAAATGTCAATTTCTCCAGTGTCGGCAGACACTTGCAGAACTGTACTGTTGAATTGTGGGACAGCAAATGAAGGTGATTCCGAAAGCAAGATGGCAGATTCAAAGTCCAACAGCTGGGATGCTAGTAAGACGTATGGCGCTGCAGCGATGAAGAACGGACAGTGTATGGCAATGGAACATATTTTCAGAAAACATGTCAAACCGAAAAAACAACACGAAATTCAACGGCTGAGTAAG GTGATCTCTCTGCTCTGTGATCATTGCAACTCCTCCCAGGTCATTGATGTTGGAGCTGGGCTAGGTCATCTGTCAAGGTTGCTGACCTTTGCCTACAATGTTAAGGTCACCACTGTGGAGGCAGCTGCATGTCATGCCCCAAAGGCAGTCAAGTTTGATCA tGAGACAAAGACTGACATGAAGAAAGCTGTGTTACGG GAACGACAGCACCAAAGTGAGGATGCAGCAGAAGTGAGAAACAATGACTGGTCCCCAGACCTGTCGCTACCCAATCACGTCGTGTCTACCATCTCAGCTAGCATGTCCACCGAGGACTTTCTCACATTAATCACCCGcagaaaagaaaagcaaaacaGTTTAACTCATCAAAATGTCCGGTCTGACAATAGTCGGCCAGGTTTCAAGGATGGAAGATGTCATCAGGGATTTGTGGATGAGAGTCGGCTAGTTCCTGGTATGAAAATCACAAGATCGACTGAACCAGTTTTAGGGCTGAACACCAAGTGTTTAGAAGAGTGTCCAGTGACAGTCGATGTGAAAACAGGTGCCACAGATGCTCAAACACTGTCTTCATTATCTAAGCATGATTTTGCAGTGAAAACTAAAAGTGAAACTAAAAAAGGTTTTGTAGATCTAGGTCACCCGTGTTGTAATAATTCTGCTGAATGTGTGGTAGAACAGTGCCAGGGTGAGACGACAGGGAAACATGAGAAAATAGAGCGTGAACCATTGAGTAACTCTGCTGACCCAAGACCTGATGTAAAACGCGCAAACATGACACAGAGTCGTTTGGAGACTGGAGATGATTCGAGAGAGAGATTTGTGTTAGCAAGTCTCCATGCATGCGGTGACCTCACTCCCACATTGTTACGCGTTTTTGTTGACAGTGAGTCGGCAGCTGGACTAGCGTCTGTGGGGTGTTGTTACATGAAGCTCTCCACTCGCAG CGGTGTAGACGACGCAGTGTGTGACGAGATTGGCTACCCGATGAGCGAGTTTGTTGGCAGTCTTCCTGGTCATCAGCTGTCGTTCGCTGCTCGAGAGCTGGCTTGTCACTTCATCGGCTGCTACTGCCAGAGACTCCGAG ATAACTCTGATCATCTGAAGATCCATGGTTATCGAGCAGCTGTTCAGCTCATTATTCTCGGAATGAGGCCAGACTTCCGACATGGAGAGGCAAGATGTACAGTGAAGAATGCTACTCAGATGAAATTTGAGAA GTATGCTGAGTGCATATCCGATAAAGTGGGCCTTGGCCACGACATTCCCGATGACTTGTTGAAGAGAGCTCAGAGCTGTGTCACCCATTGGAAGGATGTTGTAGCATTCTATGTGATTCGGCTGTCTCTCGCACCACTCATCGAAACACTCATACTCTTGGACAGGATGGTGTACCTGTATGAAAAAG GTATTTCCAGTACACTGGTTCCCATCTTTGAGCCTCGCCTCTCGCCTAGAAATTATGTTCTTCTTGCCAGCAAGCTGTGA